One Bacteroidales bacterium DNA segment encodes these proteins:
- a CDS encoding ADP-ribosylglycohydrolase family protein, with protein sequence MTHDTLKDKIRGCLMAGAAGDALGYEVEFMSRRSILSRFGENGITKFALDSNGKALISDDTQMTLFTANGLLTGITMNRMERSSHKAELIVMAAYLDWFYTQTREEGKHEQITWLRELPEMYHKRAPGNTCMSACANIIDGKDVMNDSKGCGGIMRVAPMALLVDQSPDSGRYYCSLEDLAEGGCYIAEQTHQHPLGFLPAGLLTVLLYKLLPLTPAQAQDNIDNIVSETLSILDVIRVGKYEEDKHYLKKLTEKAVRSAYSDISDADAIRELGEGWVAEETWAIALYSAIRHIDNVEDAIIASVNHDGDSDSTGSVCGNIMGAIYGYEYIRERNIFCPDGKQLEDTIELSEIILALADDLSTGCIISEFNPVDTPEKVQWYERYCQMRPSGINL encoded by the coding sequence ATGACACATGATACACTAAAAGATAAAATCAGAGGTTGCCTGATGGCAGGTGCTGCGGGCGATGCACTCGGCTACGAGGTTGAGTTTATGAGCCGTCGCTCTATTCTCTCTCGCTTTGGAGAGAATGGAATAACCAAGTTTGCTCTTGACAGCAATGGCAAGGCTCTCATTAGCGATGATACGCAGATGACACTCTTTACTGCCAATGGATTGCTTACGGGCATTACGATGAATAGAATGGAACGCTCGTCGCATAAAGCCGAGTTAATAGTTATGGCTGCCTACTTAGATTGGTTTTATACTCAAACGAGAGAAGAAGGCAAGCATGAACAAATTACATGGTTGAGGGAACTCCCTGAAATGTATCATAAACGCGCTCCTGGTAATACTTGTATGAGTGCTTGTGCTAATATCATTGACGGAAAAGATGTGATGAATGACAGCAAAGGTTGTGGTGGCATTATGCGTGTTGCTCCTATGGCTCTTTTGGTGGATCAATCACCTGATTCGGGTAGATATTATTGTTCGTTAGAAGATCTTGCGGAAGGCGGATGTTATATTGCAGAACAGACGCATCAACATCCTCTTGGTTTCCTTCCGGCAGGCTTGCTTACCGTTTTACTTTATAAGTTGTTGCCACTTACTCCTGCTCAAGCACAGGACAACATTGACAATATAGTAAGCGAGACACTATCTATCTTGGATGTGATTCGTGTGGGTAAATATGAGGAAGATAAACATTACCTCAAGAAACTGACCGAGAAAGCTGTGCGCTCGGCTTACTCTGACATTTCTGATGCAGACGCTATTCGTGAACTTGGTGAGGGCTGGGTTGCAGAGGAAACCTGGGCAATTGCACTCTACTCGGCTATTCGCCATATTGACAATGTGGAGGATGCGATTATAGCCTCGGTCAACCACGATGGAGATAGCGACTCTACAGGCTCGGTTTGTGGCAATATTATGGGTGCTATTTATGGCTATGAGTATATTCGTGAGCGCAATATATTCTGCCCCGATGGTAAGCAATTAGAAGATACCATCGAACTCTCTGAGATTATTCTTGCTCTTGCCGATGATCTTTCAACAGGTTGTATTATCAGTGAATTTAATCCTGTTGATACCCCTGAAAAAGTTCAATGGTATGAGCGCTATTGTCAAATGAGACCTTCAGGTATAAATTTATAA
- a CDS encoding dual specificity protein phosphatase family protein: protein MDDLLFKPLSYSYRVDKNIWAGEYPVRNWDRDLKIKQLKFLTDFGINSFLDLTTEGEMPPYSTCLNNDIIRYSLPIVNRGIPKSVESVVEIFRTIEDLLIRKPETKLYIHCVGGVGRTGTIVSCYFVYFKHMNANDALAEMQRRYLTHQRSRWISAPETELQVQFVNDFADKVLNVTDIIY, encoded by the coding sequence ATGGATGATTTATTATTTAAACCATTATCCTATTCATATAGAGTAGATAAAAATATATGGGCAGGAGAATATCCTGTTAGAAATTGGGATAGAGATTTAAAGATTAAACAGTTGAAATTCCTTACTGATTTTGGAATAAATTCTTTCCTTGATTTAACAACAGAAGGAGAGATGCCTCCATATTCAACTTGCCTAAATAATGATATTATTAGATACTCCTTACCAATAGTTAATAGAGGAATACCTAAAAGTGTTGAATCAGTTGTAGAAATATTTCGTACAATTGAAGATTTATTAATACGAAAACCCGAAACAAAACTCTATATCCATTGTGTTGGAGGTGTTGGTAGAACAGGTACAATAGTATCTTGCTATTTTGTCTATTTCAAACATATGAATGCAAACGATGCTTTAGCAGAAATGCAAAGAAGATACTTAACTCATCAACGATCACGATGGATCTCTGCTCCTGAAACTGAGTTACAAGTTCAATTTGTTAATGATTTTGCTGATAAAGTACTAAATGTTACAGATATAATATATTGA
- a CDS encoding helix-turn-helix domain-containing protein has product MENIINVAEKKLGIEEFNTLKDKLNRFGLIVRKIEHGDATLPYSDMPIKSGVFSIVLVKKGNSVISINDSEHEISDNSLIFILPNYILKHKIHKQINASGYVIILSIDFLINVQIKTEFIIPIFLKFYNNPIVKLTDKEIDILCKYFDLLSIEESENISNTSTLISSGIITSLIYRLSNIFDSKGNNIISDNKTKSNIRIFKEFLQLAIKEFRTHREITYYANALCVTPKYLSTIVKEVSKNKASKWIELLVITEAKSLLKYSDMTIQEIAYNLNFANPSFFGAYFKKYAGLTPGEYRKS; this is encoded by the coding sequence ATGGAAAATATTATTAATGTTGCAGAAAAGAAATTAGGGATTGAAGAATTTAATACATTAAAAGATAAACTTAATAGATTCGGACTTATTGTAAGAAAAATTGAGCATGGAGATGCTACACTTCCTTATAGTGATATGCCAATAAAATCAGGAGTATTCTCAATTGTTCTTGTAAAAAAAGGAAATAGTGTTATAAGCATTAACGATTCGGAACATGAGATTAGTGACAATTCATTAATATTTATACTGCCCAATTATATATTAAAACATAAAATACACAAACAAATAAATGCATCGGGATATGTAATAATATTATCTATTGATTTTTTAATCAATGTTCAAATCAAGACAGAATTTATAATACCTATCTTCTTAAAATTCTACAATAATCCTATTGTGAAATTAACAGACAAGGAGATAGATATTCTATGTAAATATTTTGATCTATTAAGTATTGAGGAGAGCGAAAATATAAGTAATACATCAACTTTAATATCTTCAGGTATTATAACATCATTAATTTACAGATTATCAAACATATTTGATTCTAAAGGAAACAATATAATATCTGATAATAAGACAAAAAGTAATATTAGAATATTTAAAGAGTTTTTACAACTTGCTATAAAAGAGTTTAGAACTCATCGAGAGATTACATACTACGCAAATGCTCTTTGCGTTACACCCAAATATCTCTCTACAATAGTTAAAGAGGTTAGTAAAAATAAAGCATCAAAATGGATTGAGTTACTTGTTATTACTGAAGCAAAGAGTCTATTGAAATACTCTGATATGACTATTCAGGAGATTGCATATAACTTAAATTTTGCAAATCCATCATTCTTTGGAGCATACTTTAAAAAATATGCAGGATTAACACCCGGAGAGTACAGAAAGAGTTAA
- the hypB gene encoding hydrogenase nickel incorporation protein HypB, with amino-acid sequence MSVKKQFEDYTSESIPTDVLLNNFNKIEIDKEIIIDNIKSAKRNRSYFESHSIYVVNLLSSPGAGKTSILESTIKQMGKDYNIYVIECDLQTDSDFKRIKSLGVDCLQINTDCGGYLDADMILCAVKKLSVKDKSILFIENIGNLISPAIFDLGETLRVVVSSVTEGEDKPLKFPYMYESANLCLINKIDLLDYIKTNLDILRSNIMRVNSQIVTIDLSALTGENIENWCRFLHEKIKIFFK; translated from the coding sequence ATGTCAGTAAAGAAACAATTTGAAGATTATACCTCTGAGTCAATCCCAACAGATGTCTTATTGAATAATTTTAATAAGATTGAAATTGATAAGGAGATAATAATTGATAATATTAAAAGTGCTAAACGCAATAGATCCTATTTTGAATCTCACTCAATTTATGTCGTTAATTTATTAAGTTCTCCGGGTGCAGGTAAAACTTCAATCTTGGAATCTACAATCAAACAAATGGGTAAGGATTATAACATATATGTTATTGAATGTGATTTGCAAACAGACTCTGATTTTAAAAGAATCAAATCATTGGGAGTAGATTGTTTGCAGATTAATACTGATTGTGGAGGATATTTAGATGCTGATATGATTTTATGTGCTGTAAAAAAACTTTCGGTAAAAGATAAAAGTATTCTATTTATTGAGAATATTGGTAATCTTATATCTCCAGCAATCTTTGATTTGGGCGAGACATTAAGAGTAGTTGTTTCAAGTGTTACAGAGGGAGAAGACAAACCACTGAAGTTTCCTTATATGTATGAGAGTGCAAATCTATGTCTTATTAATAAGATAGATTTACTTGATTATATTAAAACAAATCTTGATATTTTAAGAAGTAATATAATGAGGGTTAATTCTCAGATTGTAACCATAGATTTATCTGCTTTAACAGGAGAAAATATCGAAAATTGGTGTAGATTTCTTCATGAGAAGATTAAAATATTTTTCAAATGA
- a CDS encoding methyltransferase domain-containing protein: MNSVAEYFDEMSAIWDDAVLHNKTYIREVLKLLKIKEGDKIADVGCGTGVLIDYIREINRFGTITEIDISQKMLNMSRAKNYSDDNIRYLKLDINNSKLEGLFDVIILYDTLPYIANKLDVVTELYTTNLNIEGRLAIFHSRGEEQINLSLAHGDRRICDSYLPIFDNYLNELYNKGCKVIYSSNKSNDYTIILVKDI; encoded by the coding sequence ATGAACTCAGTTGCGGAATATTTTGATGAAATGTCTGCCATTTGGGATGATGCTGTACTTCATAACAAAACTTATATACGTGAGGTTTTAAAATTATTGAAGATAAAAGAAGGAGATAAAATAGCAGATGTAGGTTGTGGTACTGGAGTGCTTATTGATTATATAAGAGAGATTAATCGTTTTGGCACTATTACTGAAATTGATATATCTCAAAAGATGCTCAATATGTCAAGAGCAAAGAATTATAGCGATGATAATATACGGTATTTAAAATTAGATATTAATAACAGTAAACTTGAAGGATTATTTGATGTAATTATATTGTATGATACCTTACCTTATATTGCTAACAAGTTAGATGTAGTTACTGAATTATATACAACAAATTTAAATATAGAAGGACGATTAGCAATATTTCATAGTAGGGGAGAAGAACAAATAAATCTATCTCTTGCACATGGTGATAGACGCATTTGTGATTCATATTTACCCATATTTGACAACTATCTTAATGAGTTGTATAATAAGGGGTGCAAAGTAATTTATTCAAGTAATAAGAGTAATGATTATACAATAATATTAGTAAAAGATATATAA
- a CDS encoding AMP-binding protein, with amino-acid sequence MAQSFNYYFEESIKKNWELPALSDFKGVAYHYKDIARKIEKIHILFEAAGVEKGDRIALCGRNSSHWAVAMFATLAYGAVAVPVLHEFKADNVHNIVNHSEAKLLCVGDMVWENLNDEMMPDLTGIILLNDFSVLKSKSKKLVEARQHLNELFGKKYPERFSASDIKYHVDSPEELAIINYTSGSTGFSKGVMLPYRALHANLQFCVENLPWLKTGDNAVSMLPMAHMYGLMIELFNPFSKGCHIHFLTRIPSPKIILDAFAECKPPIIIAVPLIIEKIIKNKVFPLLDKPIMKFLMMIPFVDNQLLSKIKAKLEESFGGNLKQIIVGGAALNKEVEEFLRKIDFPITVGYGMTECAPLVSYAPWNETKQGACGKLCNYMEARVNSKDPEKIAGELWLKGPNVMQGYFKNEEATEAVMDGEWMNTGDLALIDSEGFIYIKGRSKNMILGPSGQNIYPEEIEDQLNNMPFVSESIVIEQDGKLVWLVYPDFDNGEKEGISQKAMEAQMEENRVAANKILPAYSQIARIKVYYEEFEKTPKRSIKRYLYQG; translated from the coding sequence ATGGCACAAAGTTTTAATTATTACTTTGAAGAAAGTATTAAAAAGAATTGGGAACTTCCAGCCCTCAGCGACTTTAAAGGTGTTGCTTATCACTACAAAGACATTGCCCGCAAAATTGAAAAAATTCATATTTTGTTTGAAGCAGCGGGTGTTGAAAAAGGCGACAGAATTGCATTATGCGGAAGAAACTCTTCTCACTGGGCTGTTGCGATGTTTGCTACTTTAGCGTATGGCGCAGTTGCTGTTCCTGTATTACACGAATTTAAAGCAGACAACGTTCACAATATAGTAAATCATAGCGAGGCTAAATTACTATGTGTTGGAGATATGGTTTGGGAAAATCTTAACGATGAGATGATGCCTGACCTAACAGGAATTATTCTTCTAAATGACTTCTCTGTTTTAAAATCAAAATCAAAAAAATTAGTTGAGGCCCGTCAACATCTTAATGAGTTATTTGGAAAGAAATACCCTGAGAGATTCTCTGCTTCTGATATCAAATATCATGTTGATTCTCCAGAAGAGTTGGCTATAATTAACTATACATCTGGTTCAACAGGATTCTCTAAAGGAGTTATGCTTCCATACAGAGCATTACACGCAAACTTACAATTCTGCGTTGAAAATCTTCCTTGGTTAAAAACCGGAGACAATGCTGTATCAATGTTACCAATGGCTCATATGTATGGATTAATGATTGAATTATTTAACCCATTCTCAAAAGGTTGCCACATACATTTCTTAACACGTATCCCTTCTCCTAAAATTATATTGGACGCATTTGCCGAGTGCAAACCTCCTATTATTATTGCAGTTCCTCTTATTATTGAGAAAATCATCAAAAACAAAGTATTCCCATTATTGGACAAACCAATAATGAAATTCTTAATGATGATTCCTTTTGTTGACAATCAATTACTTTCTAAGATTAAAGCTAAATTGGAGGAGAGTTTTGGTGGCAACCTAAAACAGATTATTGTAGGTGGTGCTGCTTTAAACAAAGAGGTTGAGGAGTTTTTACGCAAAATTGATTTCCCAATTACAGTTGGATATGGTATGACTGAATGTGCTCCTCTTGTATCGTATGCTCCATGGAATGAAACAAAGCAAGGTGCATGTGGTAAGTTATGTAACTATATGGAGGCTCGAGTTAATTCAAAAGATCCTGAGAAGATAGCTGGTGAGTTGTGGTTGAAAGGACCTAACGTAATGCAAGGTTACTTCAAAAACGAAGAAGCAACTGAGGCTGTAATGGATGGAGAGTGGATGAACACTGGTGACCTTGCTTTAATTGACTCCGAAGGATTTATCTATATTAAAGGTAGAAGTAAAAATATGATTCTTGGTCCTTCAGGACAAAATATTTACCCCGAAGAAATTGAAGATCAACTTAACAATATGCCTTTTGTTAGTGAATCAATTGTTATTGAGCAGGATGGAAAACTTGTTTGGTTAGTATATCCCGACTTTGACAATGGAGAAAAAGAGGGTATTTCTCAAAAAGCGATGGAAGCTCAAATGGAAGAAAACAGAGTTGCAGCAAACAAAATTCTTCCTGCTTATAGCCAAATTGCAAGAATCAAAGTTTACTACGAAGAGTTTGAGAAAACTCCCAAAAGAAGTATCAAACGTTATCTATATCAAGGATAA
- a CDS encoding AMP-binding protein gives MYKGFNSYVEDSIKLNWDKMSLSDYKGVTYQYKDIARKIEKIHILLENAGIEKGDKVALCGKNTSHWAVAFFATLSYGAVAVPILHEFKADNIHNIVNHSEAKLLFVGDVVWENINDEFMGGLESIILINDFSILKTKHNSLKYAREHLNELFGKKYPNRFTADDINYHKDSPDELALINYTSGSTGFSKGVMLPYRSLVTNLKYILEEVTQQKPGDNIVAMLPMAHMYGLMVEVCNSFCRGCHVHFLTRIPSPKVILEAFAECKPTFIITVPLVIEKIIRNKVFPLLEKPLMKVLLKIPFLDDQLLAKVRSKLEESFGGNLKQIIVGGAALNKEVELFLQKIGFPLTVGYGMTECAPLISYCWWEDTKPLSCGKVLPYNECRINSVDPENIPGELWIKGGNVMQGYYKNEEATSDVMDGEWMNTGDLGIIDKDGFLFLKGRSKNMILGPSGQNIYPEEIEDKINNMHLVNESIVIEQEGKLVALIYPDFESAAKLGLDQKAVIDLMEENRIMLNKSLAAYCQITKVKIFYEEFEKTAKRSIKRFLYQNV, from the coding sequence ATGTATAAAGGATTTAACAGCTACGTTGAAGATAGTATCAAATTAAACTGGGACAAAATGTCGCTTAGCGACTATAAAGGAGTTACTTATCAATATAAAGATATTGCTCGTAAAATTGAAAAAATTCATATTCTTTTAGAGAATGCTGGAATAGAAAAAGGTGACAAAGTTGCTTTGTGTGGGAAAAATACATCACATTGGGCTGTCGCATTTTTTGCCACTCTCTCATACGGAGCAGTAGCAGTTCCAATTTTGCATGAGTTTAAAGCAGACAATATACACAATATTGTTAATCATAGCGAAGCTAAATTACTATTTGTTGGTGATGTTGTTTGGGAAAACATTAATGATGAATTTATGGGAGGTTTGGAAAGCATTATTTTAATTAATGATTTCTCAATCTTAAAGACAAAACACAACTCTTTAAAATATGCAAGGGAGCATTTAAATGAGTTATTTGGGAAGAAGTATCCAAACAGATTCACTGCGGATGATATTAATTACCATAAAGACAGTCCAGATGAATTGGCTTTAATTAATTATACTTCAGGTTCAACTGGATTTTCAAAGGGTGTTATGTTACCATACCGATCGTTGGTTACAAACCTTAAATATATATTAGAAGAGGTTACACAACAAAAACCGGGAGACAATATTGTTGCAATGCTACCAATGGCTCACATGTATGGATTAATGGTTGAGGTCTGTAACTCTTTCTGTAGAGGTTGTCATGTACATTTCTTAACTCGCATCCCCTCTCCTAAAGTAATTCTTGAAGCATTTGCGGAGTGCAAACCTACATTTATAATCACTGTTCCTTTGGTAATTGAAAAGATTATAAGGAATAAGGTATTTCCTCTATTAGAGAAACCTCTAATGAAAGTTTTGTTAAAGATTCCGTTCCTTGATGACCAACTATTGGCAAAAGTAAGAAGCAAATTGGAAGAGAGTTTTGGAGGAAACCTAAAACAGATTATTGTTGGTGGTGCCGCTTTAAACAAAGAGGTAGAACTATTCTTACAAAAGATTGGATTCCCCTTAACGGTGGGTTATGGGATGACTGAGTGTGCACCTCTAATTTCATATTGCTGGTGGGAAGACACTAAACCCCTATCGTGCGGAAAGGTTTTGCCATATAACGAGTGTAGAATAAACTCTGTTGATCCTGAAAACATACCCGGAGAGTTGTGGATAAAAGGTGGCAATGTAATGCAAGGATATTACAAAAACGAAGAGGCAACCAGTGATGTAATGGATGGAGAGTGGATGAATACTGGAGATCTTGGAATTATTGATAAAGATGGTTTCTTATTCTTAAAAGGTAGAAGTAAAAACATGATACTTGGTCCATCAGGACAAAATATATACCCCGAAGAGATTGAGGATAAGATAAACAATATGCACTTAGTTAATGAGTCAATTGTAATTGAACAAGAGGGCAAACTTGTGGCATTAATCTACCCTGATTTTGAAAGTGCAGCAAAATTAGGACTTGACCAAAAGGCTGTAATTGACCTAATGGAAGAGAACAGAATAATGTTAAATAAGAGTCTTGCTGCTTATTGCCAGATTACAAAGGTTAAAATATTCTACGAAGAGTTTGAAAAAACAGCAAAACGAAGCATTAAACGTTTCTTATACCAAAACGTATAA